One stretch of Pirellulaceae bacterium DNA includes these proteins:
- a CDS encoding EamA family transporter: MRPEFWAVLTAFCWAIGSLLEKRGVQLGNFAPVMGTTIRTSTSVLLLLVISYPFWGQTKTVGMKPILLIAIGGGLITGCLGIICLYSALKTGQLSIVLTIAFCLTPVVGSLLGYLFLDERLKLTQLLGIGLCIAGAALVTLFKNH; the protein is encoded by the coding sequence ATGAGACCTGAATTCTGGGCGGTCCTGACGGCGTTCTGTTGGGCGATAGGTTCGTTACTCGAAAAACGCGGAGTGCAGCTAGGGAATTTCGCACCTGTCATGGGCACGACAATTCGGACCAGCACGTCGGTGCTACTTCTGTTGGTGATCTCCTATCCATTTTGGGGGCAGACGAAAACGGTCGGAATGAAACCCATCTTGCTTATTGCAATTGGTGGCGGTCTGATTACGGGATGTCTTGGAATCATCTGCCTCTATTCGGCACTTAAAACGGGCCAGCTTTCGATCGTGCTGACCATCGCCTTTTGCCTGACTCCCGTGGTCGGCTCATTGTTGGGTTACCTGTTTTTAGATGAACGCCTCAAACTAACTCAGCTCTTGGGAATCGGTTTGTGCATTGCCGGGGCGGCCTTGGTTACGCTGTTTAAAAATCATTGA
- a CDS encoding AraC family transcriptional regulator: MLKATYEKIQHDFFRQQPLAESLIRLFDALPQTYFFLKDQDSRYIKVNRLFLENHGLSHESEAIGKSDYDLHPPLLAKAYVAEDDRVMSSRQPLVGQIWLVLHRRRTPRWYVSNKTPLFNGGQRVNGGQRVVGLIGAMYRIEQQDELEQYLCEILPAARFIERNYESSVSMSEMAALTGLSSTHFNRRFRKLLRMTPMQYLRSIRVQAAQKLLTTTSRSLAQIAANVGYVDQSHLTKRFREVTGITPAAYRRQFVRAKD; the protein is encoded by the coding sequence ATGCTCAAAGCTACGTATGAAAAAATACAGCATGATTTCTTCCGGCAGCAACCGTTAGCTGAATCGTTGATACGACTCTTCGATGCTCTTCCACAGACCTATTTTTTCCTCAAGGATCAAGACAGTCGCTACATCAAAGTGAATCGACTGTTTCTGGAAAACCATGGTCTTAGTCATGAATCTGAGGCAATTGGCAAATCCGATTATGATTTGCACCCTCCGCTACTTGCCAAAGCCTATGTGGCTGAGGACGATCGCGTCATGTCGAGTCGACAGCCATTGGTCGGACAGATCTGGTTGGTCCTTCATCGTCGTCGAACGCCACGCTGGTATGTATCGAATAAGACTCCACTGTTTAATGGAGGGCAACGGGTTAATGGAGGGCAACGGGTTGTCGGTTTGATCGGTGCCATGTACCGAATTGAACAACAGGACGAATTAGAGCAGTATCTGTGTGAAATTTTACCTGCGGCAAGGTTTATCGAAAGGAATTATGAGAGTTCTGTCTCCATGTCGGAAATGGCAGCATTGACGGGCCTTTCATCGACGCACTTCAACCGGCGCTTTCGCAAACTGCTTCGAATGACGCCGATGCAATATCTGCGTAGTATTCGCGTTCAAGCAGCACAGAAGCTGCTCACCACGACTTCGCGTTCGCTTGCCCAGATTGCTGCCAACGTGGGATATGTCGACCAAAGCCATTTGACGAAGCGATTTCGCGAGGTCACGGGTATCACACCGGCCGCCTATCGGCGGCAATTTGTTCGAGCCAAGGACTGA
- a CDS encoding dockerin type I repeat-containing protein, producing the protein MMRSLRMYFGSLDRQNLDRRLKSDPILPSQIVVLTLIACFFVSPIPLDADAVRTVLRWQEDETLSGKQHGARGMWRDNLWGFSFDTGETWAYDGQQFLPAGKMPGRQRPLMSLFTDDGIFVVAPSRHDGVVTADVLFSPDGFADYQLQLSLNSTTSGTPFASAQDHSLVDLGDSRLLFFEYSDESRVFYSGNAGQNWDLLFEPDSTSIRHFHGAFFDPDYEKLYVMSGDSNAQSSIMVTDDLFGEHGLINDPGLWRTRWGMDDPGRKTLETEWLLKPLGLDRSQHSRSVEMEIDGDYVYWGEDTGRPSGQKMFRAHRQTMEVEEVGSGGIIGSPWRFLKTSDDRFLFLTSAIHWQGELFPGSDEFLHLYEMTEDGSDYRELARFSTLHELYSGSMPFGFAEAFERLWINGYNISDPEYDVVGSLIEVGLGDLNDDEQLTAIDIDLLSAAIRNQQYQPIFDLDMDGRVDGGDRDLWVNELKDSFYGDSNLDGEFSSDDLTHALQFAEYEDDLPRNSGWAAGDWNGDGDFTSADLVLAFEGGAYEQGPRVHAAVPEPRSWTLLVVALVGILLSRQIRAACVVS; encoded by the coding sequence ATGATGCGATCTCTGCGTATGTATTTTGGGTCTTTGGACAGACAGAATCTTGACCGACGACTTAAGTCGGATCCGATCTTACCCTCACAGATCGTCGTTTTGACTTTGATCGCTTGCTTTTTCGTTAGCCCAATACCATTGGATGCGGACGCAGTGAGAACGGTGCTTCGTTGGCAGGAGGATGAAACGCTCAGTGGCAAACAACATGGCGCTCGTGGAATGTGGCGAGACAATTTGTGGGGCTTTTCGTTCGATACGGGAGAGACCTGGGCCTACGATGGGCAACAGTTCCTACCTGCCGGGAAAATGCCAGGTAGGCAGCGACCGCTCATGTCGCTCTTCACGGATGATGGCATCTTTGTTGTTGCGCCCAGTAGGCATGATGGTGTCGTTACGGCAGATGTCCTGTTTTCACCCGATGGATTTGCAGACTATCAACTGCAACTTTCTTTGAATTCAACCACCAGTGGAACCCCATTCGCTTCCGCACAAGACCACTCCCTCGTTGATTTGGGAGACAGTCGTTTATTGTTTTTCGAATACAGTGATGAATCGCGAGTGTTTTACAGTGGAAATGCTGGCCAGAATTGGGACCTGCTGTTCGAACCTGATTCCACGTCAATTCGGCATTTTCATGGAGCGTTTTTTGATCCAGATTACGAAAAGCTATATGTGATGAGTGGAGACAGTAATGCCCAGTCAAGCATTATGGTCACCGACGATCTTTTTGGTGAGCATGGATTGATCAACGATCCCGGTTTATGGCGAACTCGCTGGGGAATGGATGATCCCGGTCGGAAAACGTTGGAAACGGAATGGCTGCTCAAGCCTTTGGGTCTTGATCGCAGTCAGCATTCTCGCTCCGTTGAGATGGAGATTGACGGAGATTACGTCTATTGGGGGGAAGATACCGGACGGCCCAGTGGTCAAAAAATGTTTCGGGCACACCGCCAAACGATGGAGGTTGAGGAGGTGGGCAGCGGAGGGATCATTGGTAGTCCGTGGCGCTTTCTTAAAACATCGGACGACAGGTTTCTCTTCTTAACCTCCGCAATTCATTGGCAAGGTGAGTTGTTTCCGGGCAGCGATGAATTTCTTCATCTCTATGAAATGACGGAGGACGGGAGTGATTACCGAGAGCTTGCAAGATTCAGCACACTCCATGAACTTTACAGTGGTTCGATGCCATTTGGTTTTGCTGAGGCTTTCGAGCGATTATGGATCAACGGCTACAACATAAGCGATCCGGAATACGATGTCGTTGGAAGTCTGATCGAAGTTGGGCTAGGAGATTTGAATGATGATGAGCAGTTGACAGCGATCGATATTGATTTGCTCAGTGCTGCGATTCGAAATCAGCAGTATCAGCCGATTTTCGATCTCGACATGGACGGCCGAGTGGATGGTGGTGATCGGGATTTGTGGGTGAATGAGTTGAAAGATTCGTTTTATGGAGACTCTAATCTTGACGGCGAATTTAGCTCCGATGATCTTACACACGCTTTGCAGTTTGCAGAATACGAAGACGACCTTCCACGGAACTCCGGCTGGGCGGCTGGCGATTGGAATGGTGATGGCGACTTTACTTCAGCCGACCTTGTGCTGGCGTTTGAGGGTGGCGCGTACGAGCAGGGACCTCGTGTGCACGCCGCGGTGCCCGAGCCACGGTCATGGACGCTCTTGGTGGTCGCTCTTGTCGGAATCCTCTTGAGTCGTCAGATTCGAGCGGCCTGCGTTGTCAGTTGA
- a CDS encoding sialidase family protein — protein MRTPIQYRCLLGLIILLLIIPCRQNLSNAVQADDSLLDSVVIGIKNPIRLTKTDPPQNFVFDAELGLIHHKSLKGQVVHVARKGLRGLFETRAVRTPKGDLLLMFPEGNHYAAGGGKVNDLLAYRSRDNGASWQGPSVAFDIDYSQHGFVPFIPQGSKRIYAFGTQPIPSKYSREKGRHENTPIGFRWSDDDGHSWSNAKLIKPKNDPGFLGMSVTRMCETDSGAWLIGSHAADWSKNPLQTRQYLLRSTDQGESWSLLPGTRPNGWFAPKYERMDEGRPIDLGNNEVLFMARTPTGKIWTARSTDAGQTWSQPAASQLVHPDAPPMVFHLSDGRTLISLFHNRHLGSQYTGLSGNMDGMRDRSEIWITLSTDGGRQWTEPQFLFANGTPPNPEKSGWFNHNVSYLDAVIDNGLIHIFCPHLWNRALHLTIQENDLSQLPTAKQLAEQAAKN, from the coding sequence ATGCGAACCCCCATACAATATCGGTGCCTACTTGGCCTGATCATTTTGCTCCTGATAATTCCCTGCAGACAGAACCTATCCAACGCCGTCCAAGCAGATGACTCATTACTTGATTCGGTTGTGATTGGCATCAAGAATCCAATCAGGCTGACAAAAACCGATCCGCCTCAAAACTTCGTCTTCGACGCTGAGTTGGGACTGATTCATCATAAATCGCTGAAGGGCCAAGTGGTCCACGTCGCCAGGAAGGGCCTCAGAGGGCTGTTCGAAACACGAGCGGTTCGCACGCCGAAAGGGGACCTATTACTGATGTTCCCTGAGGGCAATCACTATGCAGCGGGGGGTGGAAAGGTAAATGATCTACTTGCCTACCGTTCTCGTGACAATGGGGCCAGCTGGCAAGGCCCCAGCGTTGCTTTCGACATCGACTACAGCCAACACGGATTCGTACCTTTTATTCCTCAAGGAAGCAAACGGATCTACGCATTCGGCACACAGCCGATCCCGAGTAAGTACAGTCGTGAAAAGGGACGACACGAAAACACGCCGATTGGCTTTCGCTGGTCCGACGATGACGGACACAGTTGGAGCAACGCAAAACTGATCAAGCCAAAGAATGACCCTGGTTTTCTTGGCATGTCCGTAACTCGCATGTGCGAGACAGACAGTGGGGCATGGCTGATTGGATCCCACGCAGCTGATTGGTCCAAGAATCCATTGCAAACGCGACAGTACCTTCTACGGAGCACTGACCAGGGTGAATCCTGGTCGCTCTTACCCGGAACGCGCCCCAATGGCTGGTTCGCCCCAAAGTATGAACGCATGGATGAAGGTCGACCGATTGATTTGGGCAACAATGAAGTTTTGTTCATGGCCCGCACTCCCACGGGAAAAATCTGGACAGCTCGCAGTACGGATGCGGGACAAACTTGGTCACAGCCGGCCGCCTCTCAGCTGGTTCATCCCGACGCACCACCGATGGTGTTTCATCTCAGCGATGGCAGAACGCTGATCAGTCTTTTCCACAACCGCCACCTTGGCTCGCAATACACCGGCTTAAGTGGAAACATGGACGGCATGCGTGACCGATCGGAGATTTGGATCACATTGTCAACCGATGGAGGCCGCCAGTGGACAGAGCCTCAGTTTCTTTTCGCGAACGGGACTCCGCCCAACCCAGAAAAGTCAGGATGGTTCAATCACAATGTTTCTTATCTCGATGCGGTCATCGACAATGGCCTGATCCACATCTTCTGCCCACACCTCTGGAATCGGGCTTTACATTTGACGATTCAGGAGAACGATCTCAGCCAACTCCCCACCGCAAAGCAATTGGCGGAACAAGCCGCCAAGAATTGA
- a CDS encoding CotH kinase family protein, which produces MFWNLFTEVSRKRHRRRYGFQCLETRSLLVADPMITEWMASNRQSLDDGNGRSSDWIEIFNAGNEAADLSGWFLTDDLEVLDRWRFPSVRIEPKEYLILFASADDVIDQAGSIHTNFKLASKGESLAFIRPDGTIVQQFEFAQQSADISSGLAMPGFDGVGFFSPPTPGAANGLGYAGVTESRVVASAESGVFAESIRVELSSSSETGTIRYTLDGSLPNAASAKYSGPIEIRQSLQIRARVLEVGRILGPTTTKSFVKMDAEVAAYSSELPVMVIDNFGAGDLPNTGWNQTNTGIRQLPRQAANLMLFETENANVRLETNADLSSRIGIRVRGAFSSSFAEPGLSLEAWSDGADVDVDISPLGIAADSDWVLYAPNPQYDETLIDNSFLFEISNQMGQWAPDVRYVETFVNTNGGELTMDDHVGLYVITEKVKRTKDRIDFNEFASDASSGGWILDINRLDPIALDGTRPRNFHTSGPDGTLQTRRDLSSGSSRGDDIPRQQNAYINYDDPSGLTINPGQRDAIAAWFDEMEAVLFGRADGVTWNDPVHGYPKYIDVDNFIDYFILNDISHNGDGLLISMWVYNPDPSGGGKLRFGPIWDADLGSYTGTPSAELMRRTDRLWYGRMFEDPNFVMRYTERWQDLRRTVLSDANMATVIDQFHVKIGDQAAVRDGVRNWSVRLSRMRKWLGERAAAIDQLFVPAPILNQQGGQVPAGFELKMRSEQGTVYYTFDGTDPRTENGDVAANARAIGTELVSLLPASAMAHSLVPDVAIDELIGANWIASDFVEGAAGETWIAGPTGIGFDDRGTYDEMIGTDLGVFKTPSVYVRIPFEVSADQLARVEGLMLQMQYDDGFVAYLNGIEVARSNVPGVVGQPVPIDVRADRSHRARSNQFESFAIDNTALKLGTNYLVLQGLNRSRTGGDLLIRPVVDGVAVISPPIVIDAPTTVIARTRHEGEWSGRVVAEFEVPPTISDDLNGDGQITAADIDLFCAAIHDGDQRFDFTDDGELEFYDLEFYVRQRLGTNFGDANLDGLFDSSDLVAVFQAGLYEDDLPGNAGWATGDWNCDGEFDSSDLVVAFLQAGFVAPNGVPVEFTR; this is translated from the coding sequence ATGTTTTGGAATTTGTTCACGGAAGTTTCTCGGAAACGTCACCGACGGCGCTATGGTTTTCAGTGTTTGGAAACTCGCTCATTGTTGGTAGCAGATCCGATGATTACGGAATGGATGGCAAGCAATCGACAATCTTTAGACGACGGTAATGGTCGCTCTTCGGATTGGATCGAAATCTTCAATGCAGGTAATGAAGCGGCCGACCTGTCGGGCTGGTTCTTGACCGATGACTTGGAAGTGTTGGACCGTTGGCGTTTCCCTTCCGTTCGGATTGAACCGAAGGAATACTTGATTCTGTTTGCTTCGGCGGATGACGTAATTGATCAGGCTGGCTCCATTCATACAAACTTCAAGCTGGCATCCAAGGGTGAGTCTTTGGCGTTTATTCGTCCGGATGGGACCATTGTTCAGCAGTTTGAGTTTGCCCAACAGTCTGCTGACATTTCCTCTGGTTTGGCGATGCCCGGTTTTGATGGAGTTGGTTTCTTTTCACCGCCGACGCCAGGTGCGGCAAACGGGCTTGGATACGCGGGTGTCACGGAAAGCCGCGTTGTGGCCTCGGCGGAAAGCGGAGTTTTTGCAGAATCAATCCGCGTTGAATTGTCATCGTCCAGCGAAACGGGAACGATTCGATACACGCTTGATGGTTCCCTTCCGAATGCTGCGTCTGCGAAATACAGTGGACCGATTGAGATCCGTCAATCGCTTCAAATCCGCGCTCGTGTGCTGGAAGTGGGACGCATTCTGGGGCCAACGACAACGAAAAGCTTTGTCAAAATGGATGCCGAAGTCGCTGCCTATTCGTCGGAATTGCCCGTCATGGTAATTGATAACTTTGGAGCGGGTGACCTACCGAACACGGGTTGGAATCAAACGAATACCGGTATCCGACAATTGCCTCGTCAAGCCGCAAATTTGATGCTATTCGAAACGGAGAACGCCAATGTGAGGTTGGAAACCAACGCCGACCTCTCTTCTCGGATTGGAATTCGGGTGCGAGGCGCGTTCTCATCGTCATTTGCAGAGCCTGGCTTGTCCTTGGAAGCCTGGAGCGACGGTGCGGACGTGGATGTCGACATCTCACCGCTGGGAATCGCGGCTGACTCTGATTGGGTGTTGTACGCGCCCAATCCTCAGTATGACGAAACCTTGATTGATAATTCCTTCTTGTTCGAAATCAGCAATCAGATGGGACAGTGGGCCCCCGACGTTCGGTACGTGGAGACCTTCGTGAATACGAACGGTGGGGAACTCACGATGGATGATCATGTTGGGTTATACGTGATTACTGAAAAAGTAAAACGCACAAAAGATCGGATCGACTTCAATGAGTTTGCCAGCGACGCTTCGAGTGGCGGTTGGATATTAGACATCAATCGTCTTGATCCGATTGCTTTGGATGGAACGCGACCCAGGAATTTTCATACGTCAGGACCGGATGGTACGTTGCAAACGCGACGGGATTTGTCCAGCGGTTCCAGTCGCGGAGATGATATCCCTCGGCAGCAAAACGCTTACATCAACTACGATGATCCCAGTGGACTAACAATCAATCCTGGTCAGAGGGATGCGATTGCCGCTTGGTTCGATGAGATGGAGGCCGTGTTATTTGGTCGAGCGGATGGTGTGACATGGAATGACCCAGTGCACGGGTATCCCAAATACATCGACGTTGATAATTTTATTGACTACTTTATTCTCAACGATATCTCGCACAACGGTGACGGTTTATTGATCTCCATGTGGGTCTACAATCCCGATCCGAGTGGCGGTGGGAAACTTAGGTTTGGACCGATTTGGGATGCGGATCTCGGTAGCTATACGGGTACGCCGTCGGCTGAATTGATGCGGCGAACCGACCGACTTTGGTATGGGCGTATGTTTGAGGATCCAAATTTTGTCATGCGATACACCGAACGCTGGCAGGATCTACGACGCACTGTGCTCAGTGATGCGAACATGGCAACTGTAATCGACCAATTTCACGTCAAAATTGGTGACCAAGCTGCTGTAAGGGATGGTGTCAGAAATTGGTCCGTTCGATTGAGTCGCATGCGGAAATGGCTTGGGGAACGCGCGGCGGCAATTGATCAGTTATTCGTGCCCGCACCGATCTTGAATCAGCAGGGGGGGCAGGTTCCCGCTGGATTTGAGCTGAAGATGCGTTCGGAACAAGGAACCGTTTACTATACTTTCGACGGTACCGATCCACGTACCGAAAATGGGGATGTTGCGGCAAATGCTCGTGCGATTGGAACCGAGTTAGTATCGCTGTTGCCCGCCTCTGCAATGGCCCATTCTTTGGTGCCTGATGTGGCAATTGATGAATTGATTGGTGCTAATTGGATTGCATCGGATTTCGTTGAAGGTGCCGCGGGCGAAACATGGATTGCAGGTCCCACAGGAATCGGTTTTGATGACCGTGGTACCTATGATGAAATGATTGGGACCGACCTGGGGGTTTTCAAGACTCCCTCTGTCTACGTGCGAATACCGTTCGAAGTGAGTGCCGATCAGCTTGCCCGTGTCGAAGGTCTGATGTTGCAGATGCAGTATGACGATGGTTTCGTTGCCTACTTGAACGGTATCGAAGTCGCGCGGAGCAATGTTCCGGGCGTTGTTGGTCAGCCGGTACCCATTGACGTACGGGCAGATCGTTCGCATCGTGCACGTAGTAATCAATTCGAATCCTTTGCGATTGATAATACGGCACTTAAGTTGGGGACCAATTATTTAGTGCTTCAGGGTTTGAATCGATCAAGGACGGGCGGGGATTTATTGATACGTCCTGTCGTGGACGGCGTCGCGGTGATTTCGCCGCCCATTGTCATTGATGCGCCAACGACCGTGATTGCTCGGACAAGACATGAGGGTGAGTGGAGTGGTCGTGTGGTTGCTGAGTTCGAAGTGCCGCCGACTATTTCTGATGATCTGAATGGAGATGGGCAAATTACCGCCGCCGATATTGATCTGTTTTGTGCTGCAATTCACGACGGAGACCAGCGATTCGATTTTACCGATGACGGGGAGTTGGAATTCTACGACTTGGAATTCTACGTGCGGCAACGTCTAGGGACTAACTTTGGTGATGCCAACTTGGACGGGCTATTCGATTCCAGTGATCTGGTCGCTGTGTTTCAAGCAGGGCTTTATGAGGATGATTTGCCGGGCAATGCAGGTTGGGCGACGGGTGATTGGAACTGCGATGGTGAATTTGATAGCTCGGACTTGGTTGTCGCATTCTTGCAAGCCGGATTCGTAGCGCCGAACGGCGTCCCGGTAGAATTCACCCGATAA
- a CDS encoding aminotransferase class V-fold PLP-dependent enzyme, whose protein sequence is MEFLLESDFVFLNHGSFGACPQKVHQEYQRIQLQLESQPVRFMQQELQPLLTAARGALADFVGADHDELVFVSNPTYAVNEIARSLQLDPGDEVLVSDQEYGACHNAWRFMSQKRGFSIVEQSIVLPVASNEEIVDQFWEGITDQTRVVFLSHITSPTALTIPVAEICRRARERRIITVIDGAHAPGQIDIDLKEVGADFYTGTCHKWLSAPKGAAFLYARREIQPQIEPLIVGWGWGTEQRTVNSGNDFADYHEWLGTNDPSAYLTVPKAIEFQRQNSWNSVRQRCHQLAIQAVDIASQTPGLARVHSNEFFQQMALIEVTQKLDDPDRLKRQLFEMKIEVPIIRWKDRVFVRVSIAAYNTLADVQQLLKALEKLI, encoded by the coding sequence ATGGAATTCCTGCTCGAGTCAGACTTTGTGTTTCTTAACCACGGATCGTTCGGCGCTTGTCCTCAAAAAGTGCATCAAGAATACCAGCGTATTCAGCTTCAACTCGAATCTCAGCCTGTTCGATTCATGCAGCAGGAATTGCAGCCGCTTTTAACAGCGGCTCGCGGGGCATTAGCTGATTTTGTGGGTGCTGACCACGATGAACTTGTGTTTGTTTCTAATCCCACTTACGCAGTCAACGAAATCGCCCGTTCGCTGCAGCTTGATCCGGGTGACGAAGTGTTGGTTTCTGATCAGGAATACGGAGCCTGTCATAACGCGTGGCGATTCATGTCGCAGAAGCGGGGTTTTTCGATTGTCGAGCAGTCGATCGTGTTGCCTGTCGCATCAAATGAAGAAATCGTTGACCAATTTTGGGAGGGGATCACTGATCAGACGAGAGTTGTTTTTCTGAGTCACATCACGTCGCCTACGGCGCTAACGATTCCCGTTGCTGAGATTTGTCGACGAGCTCGCGAACGACGGATCATAACCGTGATCGACGGCGCGCACGCTCCTGGTCAAATCGATATCGATCTTAAAGAAGTCGGTGCCGATTTTTATACGGGCACGTGTCATAAGTGGTTGTCCGCTCCCAAAGGAGCTGCATTTCTGTATGCTCGTCGAGAAATACAGCCGCAAATCGAACCGTTGATTGTCGGATGGGGCTGGGGGACGGAACAACGAACGGTCAACAGCGGAAACGATTTCGCTGACTACCACGAGTGGTTGGGTACAAACGACCCATCCGCTTATTTGACCGTGCCAAAAGCGATTGAGTTTCAACGGCAAAACTCATGGAACTCAGTTCGGCAGCGTTGTCATCAACTGGCAATTCAGGCGGTCGACATTGCGAGTCAGACCCCTGGGCTTGCCAGAGTGCATTCCAACGAATTTTTTCAACAAATGGCATTGATCGAGGTGACTCAGAAACTGGATGACCCTGACCGACTCAAACGCCAGTTGTTTGAGATGAAAATCGAGGTGCCGATCATTCGATGGAAGGATCGAGTGTTTGTGCGGGTTTCGATCGCAGCCTATAACACGCTTGCTGATGTGCAGCAATTGCTCAAGGCTTTAGAGAAGCTGATTTAG
- a CDS encoding PGPGW domain-containing protein has protein sequence MNDWIQWIQSHQTELGALATVSVLMFVASLVLIPIIVARIPNDYFAQSRRPNSVGSNQPFPMRALLIVAKNMVGLILLGMGIAMLILPGQGLLSIFLGIMLMDFPGKFRLERWLVSRRPILRSINWLRRRSHRAELTLEE, from the coding sequence ATGAATGACTGGATTCAGTGGATACAATCTCATCAAACCGAACTCGGAGCATTAGCGACCGTTTCCGTGCTGATGTTCGTCGCAAGCCTGGTGTTGATCCCGATCATCGTGGCTCGGATTCCGAACGACTACTTCGCCCAATCACGACGCCCTAATTCCGTGGGGTCGAATCAACCGTTTCCAATGCGCGCCCTGCTAATCGTCGCCAAAAACATGGTCGGATTGATACTCCTCGGGATGGGCATTGCGATGCTCATCCTGCCGGGCCAAGGACTCCTATCCATTTTCCTCGGAATCATGCTCATGGATTTTCCCGGGAAATTCCGACTGGAGCGTTGGCTCGTCAGTCGGCGACCAATCTTGCGTTCCATCAATTGGCTACGTCGGCGCAGCCACCGCGCGGAGCTGACCCTCGAAGAGTGA
- a CDS encoding sialate O-acetylesterase, translated as MAYFGSVIFLLSLTLALVNPVSTHASDDPIKVFILAGQSNMEGYGMLPSLEYLGRDQTFGHLLKELKRKDGTWAVRDDVTVCWKKNANQRFHGPLSVEWGALPGQSIGPELMFGTLMGQRYQQQVLLIKTAWGGKSVWCDFRSPSAGKMTWDERRILKRDNWLQPGKFYQQMVSDIRQCLGELEEVVPRYQGQGYDLVGMVWLQGWNDFSEWHLQLDGRRVGLGLIERYPHNLAAMFRDLRRDLAAPRLPIVIGELGVGGLEMNNRAKNPEDEEAVAMVRFRQAQRAVVMDPKLRNVSFVPTAQFWDARLQELRLQADAYWDEKQRLRIEDTDENVLPTKRLNDEYWSRGGHWSCHYNGSAATYALIGQAFANAFQHPD; from the coding sequence ATGGCGTACTTCGGAAGCGTGATCTTTTTGTTAAGCCTGACACTGGCCTTGGTAAACCCCGTATCGACTCACGCGAGTGATGATCCTATCAAGGTCTTCATTCTTGCTGGGCAGTCCAACATGGAAGGCTATGGGATGCTTCCTAGCCTTGAATATTTGGGGCGGGATCAGACCTTTGGCCACCTGCTGAAGGAACTGAAACGCAAAGACGGCACATGGGCCGTCCGCGATGATGTGACGGTGTGCTGGAAAAAAAATGCGAATCAACGTTTTCATGGCCCGTTGAGTGTTGAATGGGGTGCGTTGCCTGGGCAGTCCATCGGACCGGAACTCATGTTTGGAACCTTGATGGGGCAACGTTATCAACAGCAGGTGTTGTTGATTAAGACCGCCTGGGGAGGCAAGAGTGTTTGGTGTGATTTTCGTTCGCCCAGTGCGGGCAAGATGACTTGGGACGAACGCCGTATTCTGAAACGTGACAATTGGCTCCAGCCGGGCAAATTCTACCAGCAGATGGTCAGCGATATCCGGCAGTGTTTGGGGGAGTTGGAAGAGGTGGTGCCGAGATATCAGGGGCAGGGATATGATCTTGTGGGGATGGTCTGGTTGCAAGGTTGGAATGACTTTTCTGAATGGCACCTGCAGTTGGATGGACGTCGTGTGGGGCTAGGTTTGATCGAAAGGTATCCACACAATTTAGCGGCAATGTTTCGCGACCTTCGCAGAGATTTGGCGGCTCCTCGGCTGCCGATTGTGATTGGGGAACTTGGCGTTGGCGGTCTGGAAATGAACAATCGAGCGAAGAATCCGGAGGATGAGGAGGCCGTTGCGATGGTCCGATTTCGTCAAGCCCAGCGTGCTGTGGTGATGGACCCGAAGCTCAGGAATGTTAGCTTTGTACCGACAGCTCAGTTTTGGGATGCTCGGTTACAAGAGCTGCGATTACAAGCGGATGCCTACTGGGACGAAAAACAGCGACTGCGGATTGAGGATACGGATGAGAATGTCTTGCCGACAAAACGGCTAAACGACGAATACTGGTCGCGGGGAGGCCACTGGTCTTGCCACTACAACGGTTCGGCTGCCACTTATGCTTTAATCGGGCAGGCATTTGCCAATGCATTTCAGCACCCCGATTGA